One Candidatus Sulfurimonas baltica DNA segment encodes these proteins:
- the hypF gene encoding carbamoyltransferase HypF: MIRHKYLINGLVQGVGFRPFIYKLALELKLFGFVKNSTNGVELELEGFSETIEKFEKKLYSTLPPLARIDEIKTSEIELLHVRSFEIKQSSKESVKAALVSPDIATCKECLDDIVHVEKYKGYFATNCTNCGPRYSIVKTVPYDRVNTSMQKFKMCKECEDEYYNPLNRRYHAQPISCNSCGPSLSATILTCAQKIIEGKIVAIKGIGGFHIVCDATNDEVVTKLREFKNRPAKPFAVMCKDVQQIKSLAQVDEKEEELLISKEAPIVILKKGADVDIKLSTKIAPHIGRIGCFLPYTALHHILFLHVKNPIVATSANLGSEPIITNVEEIYKKLPFVEFVLDFDRDIINAVDDSLVQVVSGKTQVLRLSRGYAPKVIKLPFKSKKKILAVGANAKNSIALVIDDNIILSPHIGDLDSLEAFGFFLRTLESFKNFYDFEPDIIVHDKHPRYETTKWAKIQNKELVDVQHHLAHIYACKAEFGLSGDYLGFSFDGTGYGDDGSLWGGEVFLGDKRKYHFKPIKLLGGEKAIKEPRRVALSMLFDKYSLEDVLALDLHVVKSFSLTEIKTLHQSYEKNLNAPQSSSVGRLFDGVASLANLLHVQTYEGETGLMCEQNYNLHVEKSFEYKIIDGVIDIEFDFFDKNIVTKFINTLIEIVVGISKVEKLEVILSGGVFQNKTLLELTCIKLEQAKIKYYHQQETAINDGGIALGQLYYALKNII; the protein is encoded by the coding sequence TTGATTAGACATAAATATTTAATAAATGGGCTAGTACAAGGTGTTGGATTTAGACCATTTATATATAAGCTGGCATTAGAGTTAAAACTTTTTGGGTTTGTGAAAAATTCAACTAATGGTGTAGAATTAGAGCTCGAAGGTTTCTCTGAGACTATAGAAAAATTTGAAAAAAAACTCTATTCAACTTTGCCTCCGCTAGCAAGAATTGATGAGATTAAAACATCAGAGATAGAACTTCTACATGTAAGAAGTTTTGAGATTAAACAAAGCTCTAAAGAGTCAGTAAAAGCTGCTTTAGTCTCTCCGGATATCGCTACATGTAAAGAGTGCTTAGATGACATTGTACATGTAGAAAAATATAAAGGGTACTTCGCCACAAACTGCACAAATTGCGGACCACGATACTCCATAGTAAAAACAGTTCCTTATGATAGGGTAAACACATCTATGCAAAAGTTTAAGATGTGTAAAGAGTGTGAGGATGAGTATTATAACCCGTTAAACAGAAGATACCACGCACAGCCGATATCTTGCAACAGTTGCGGACCAAGTTTGTCTGCAACTATTTTAACATGTGCACAAAAGATTATAGAAGGAAAGATAGTTGCCATAAAAGGAATAGGTGGATTTCATATCGTCTGTGATGCAACAAATGATGAGGTAGTTACAAAATTAAGAGAGTTTAAAAACAGACCCGCTAAACCTTTTGCAGTAATGTGCAAAGATGTACAGCAGATAAAATCTTTGGCACAAGTAGATGAAAAAGAGGAAGAGCTTTTAATATCAAAAGAGGCTCCTATCGTTATTTTGAAAAAAGGTGCAGATGTAGATATTAAACTATCCACAAAAATAGCTCCACATATAGGTAGAATAGGGTGCTTTTTGCCATACACAGCACTTCATCATATTTTGTTTCTACATGTAAAGAATCCAATAGTCGCAACAAGTGCAAATTTGGGCAGTGAACCAATCATAACAAATGTGGAAGAAATCTATAAAAAACTCCCATTTGTAGAGTTTGTTTTAGATTTTGACAGAGATATAATAAACGCAGTTGATGACTCTTTGGTTCAAGTAGTATCCGGTAAAACTCAGGTTTTAAGACTCTCACGCGGCTATGCCCCAAAGGTTATAAAACTACCATTTAAAAGCAAAAAGAAAATCTTGGCTGTTGGAGCAAATGCAAAGAACTCAATTGCTTTGGTCATAGATGACAATATTATTTTATCTCCTCATATCGGCGATTTGGACTCTTTAGAGGCTTTTGGCTTTTTTCTTAGAACACTAGAGAGTTTTAAAAATTTTTATGATTTTGAGCCTGATATTATAGTTCATGATAAACACCCTAGATATGAAACAACAAAATGGGCAAAAATACAAAATAAAGAACTTGTAGATGTTCAACACCATCTAGCCCATATTTACGCTTGTAAGGCTGAGTTTGGATTAAGTGGAGACTATTTGGGGTTTAGTTTTGACGGAACAGGTTATGGAGATGATGGCTCACTATGGGGCGGCGAAGTTTTTCTCGGCGACAAGAGAAAGTACCACTTCAAGCCCATAAAACTTCTTGGCGGTGAAAAAGCAATCAAAGAACCACGACGAGTTGCTCTTAGTATGCTTTTTGATAAGTACTCGTTAGAAGATGTCTTAGCTCTGGACTTGCATGTAGTAAAATCATTCTCATTGACAGAGATAAAAACACTTCATCAAAGTTATGAAAAAAACCTAAATGCACCGCAAAGCAGTTCAGTAGGTCGTCTTTTTGACGGTGTGGCAAGTCTTGCAAACCTGCTACATGTACAAACATACGAGGGCGAAACAGGACTTATGTGCGAACAAAACTATAATCTACATGTAGAGAAAAGTTTTGAGTATAAAATTATCGATGGAGTGATAGATATAGAGTTTGATTTTTTTGATAAAAATATTGTTACAAAGTTTATAAACACTTTAATAGAGATAGTAGTAGGGATTTCAAAAGTTGAAAAACTAGAAGTGATTTTAAGCGGTGGAGTGTTCCAAAATAAGACACTTTTAGAGCTTACATGTATAAAATTAGAACAAGCGAAAATCAAGTATTATCATCAACAAGAAACAGCTATAAATGATGGTGGAATTGCTTTAGGGCAACTTTATTATGCTTTGAAAAATATTATTTAA
- a CDS encoding monooxygenase: protein MKYILQVDFPHDGLFNEEFSAAFVDLAKEIAQEQGLVWKLWTENEESKEAGGIYLFDNIDDANRYLDMHTQRLESFGYSNIRAKVFKVNEPLSLITKAPL from the coding sequence ATGAAATACATTTTACAAGTAGATTTTCCACATGATGGTCTTTTCAATGAAGAGTTTTCAGCAGCATTTGTTGACTTGGCCAAAGAGATAGCACAAGAACAAGGATTGGTTTGGAAACTGTGGACAGAAAATGAAGAGAGCAAAGAAGCTGGAGGCATCTACTTGTTTGATAATATTGATGATGCAAATAGATATTTAGATATGCATACGCAAAGACTAGAATCTTTTGGCTACTCTAACATAAGAGCTAAGGTCTTTAAAGTAAACGAACCTCTAAGTCTTATTACAAAAGCACCTCTTTAA
- a CDS encoding transposase, whose product MSIIESFCENLSINQTSKKLSINYVSVKNRYELFRRLIANHLEESYRDKTVIEYDEYIYLPKSKKKIKENIFDAQNFLTFHYEDKVYNLLMTKLNIHKNQFLDDGVGDAYFKEFSKFMMYNKISKTQKRENIITKFWLFFEDSILKYKGIKDENFFYYLKEIEFKFNYEFEEQIEILIDLYLPLNT is encoded by the coding sequence TTGAGCATAATTGAGTCCTTTTGTGAAAATCTCAGTATCAACCAAACAAGTAAAAAACTCTCGATAAACTATGTGAGTGTAAAAAACAGATATGAGCTTTTTAGACGGCTTATAGCTAACCACCTAGAAGAGAGTTACAGAGATAAAACCGTTATAGAGTACGATGAGTATATATATCTGCCAAAAAGCAAAAAAAAGATAAAAGAGAATATCTTTGATGCACAAAACTTTTTAACCTTTCATTATGAGGATAAAGTCTATAACCTTCTTATGACAAAACTAAACATACATAAAAATCAGTTTTTGGATGATGGAGTTGGAGATGCCTACTTTAAAGAGTTCTCAAAGTTTATGATGTATAACAAAATTTCTAAAACACAAAAAAGAGAAAACATTATCACTAAGTTTTGGCTTTTTTTTGAAGACTCAATTTTAAAGTACAAAGGTATTAAAGATGAGAACTTTTTTTATTATTTAAAAGAGATTGAGTTTAAGTTTAATTATGAGTTTGAGGAACAAATAGAGATTTTAATTGATTTATATTTACCTCTTAATACTTAA
- the hypB gene encoding hydrogenase nickel incorporation protein HypB, with translation MCKDCGCSITDSKAHTHEHSHSHKNSSDHQGAHQHLHDNPQLNDPKTISIITKILDKNDHEAGHNREHFNSKDVLCINLMSSPGSGKTALLESLSDIAEFKFGVVEGDLETSRDADRLKAKGIEAHQIQTGSACHLDAFMVHKALHHMDLDNMDVCFIENVGNLVCPASYDVGSHLNIVLVSIPEGEDKIAKYPVMFRTADLILFTKTDLLPYFEYDMQKEKEMARKLKPSVDIMEVSTKDEESIKKVASWIKFKMEMR, from the coding sequence ATGTGTAAAGATTGCGGTTGCAGTATAACAGATTCAAAGGCTCACACACATGAGCATAGTCACTCTCACAAAAATTCAAGTGACCACCAAGGTGCGCACCAACACCTACATGACAATCCACAGCTAAATGATCCAAAGACGATATCAATTATCACTAAAATTTTAGATAAAAATGACCATGAAGCAGGGCACAACAGAGAGCATTTTAACTCTAAGGACGTGTTGTGTATAAATCTTATGAGTTCTCCAGGGAGCGGAAAGACAGCTCTTCTTGAGTCTCTCTCAGATATAGCTGAATTTAAATTTGGTGTAGTAGAGGGTGATTTAGAGACTTCTCGTGATGCAGACAGACTTAAAGCAAAAGGGATAGAAGCTCACCAGATTCAAACAGGCTCTGCATGTCATCTTGATGCTTTTATGGTTCACAAAGCTCTTCATCATATGGATTTGGACAATATGGACGTATGCTTTATAGAAAATGTCGGAAACCTCGTGTGTCCAGCCTCTTATGATGTCGGAAGTCACCTAAACATAGTTTTGGTAAGCATTCCTGAGGGTGAGGATAAAATAGCCAAATACCCGGTTATGTTTAGAACTGCCGACTTGATTCTTTTTACTAAAACAGATTTGCTTCCATACTTTGAGTATGACATGCAAAAAGAAAAAGAGATGGCAAGAAAACTAAAACCGAGTGTAGATATTATGGAAGTAAGCACTAAAGACGAAGAGAGTATTAAAAAAGTCGCTTCTTGGATTAAGTTTAAAATGGAGATGAGATAA
- a CDS encoding HypC/HybG/HupF family hydrogenase formation chaperone — protein MCLSIPSKVVKIDKENGVATVDTMGVQRAASLDLVSEEDIKIGDYVLLHIGFVMNKIDEADALDSLELYKEIIAAMNEEDRQMAILEDDECPNRGE, from the coding sequence ATGTGCCTTTCAATACCCTCAAAAGTAGTTAAAATAGACAAAGAAAATGGTGTTGCAACAGTTGACACTATGGGTGTACAAAGAGCTGCTAGTTTAGACTTAGTTAGTGAAGAAGATATAAAAATAGGTGATTATGTACTTTTGCACATCGGCTTTGTAATGAATAAGATTGATGAAGCAGATGCTTTGGATAGCTTGGAACTTTATAAAGAGATAATTGCCGCCATGAATGAAGAAGATAGGCAAATGGCAATTTTAGAAGACGATGAGTGTCCAAACAGAGGCGAGTAA
- the hypD gene encoding hydrogenase formation protein HypD translates to MSLELKNLYDNFRDADTIKAYAKIIKEDAKKLKRSINIMEVCGGHTHTIMKYGILQLLPENIKFIHGPGCPVCIMPKERIDHAYVLSMQEDVILVTLGDMIKVPGSNGSLQDARSKGADVRFVYSPLDCLKIAQENPAKTVIFFAIGFETTTPMTAALLNTVIKKGIKNILFHINHVTIPEAMSALLADKDNKIDAFLGPSHVSVISGSKIYEEFPRDYNKPVVVSGFEPVDVMQSISMIVKQFIEDRCELEVEYKRAVTYDGNIKAQELINKYFEKVEHFRWRGLGDIPKSGLKLRDEYKEYNAEEIYSEILPSQKIDDHKLCICGDILRGLANPVECSIFGTACKPSSPVGSCMVSSEGACAAYYKYGNLI, encoded by the coding sequence ATGAGTTTAGAGCTTAAAAATCTATATGATAATTTTAGAGATGCAGACACTATAAAGGCTTATGCAAAAATTATTAAAGAAGATGCTAAAAAACTAAAGAGGTCTATAAATATTATGGAAGTTTGCGGCGGACATACCCATACTATAATGAAGTACGGAATTCTTCAACTTTTACCTGAGAATATAAAGTTTATTCATGGTCCGGGTTGTCCTGTTTGTATAATGCCAAAAGAGAGAATCGACCATGCTTATGTACTAAGTATGCAAGAGGATGTGATACTTGTAACACTAGGCGATATGATAAAAGTACCAGGAAGTAATGGAAGCCTTCAAGATGCCAGAAGTAAAGGAGCTGATGTTCGTTTTGTTTACTCTCCGCTAGATTGTCTCAAAATTGCCCAAGAGAACCCAGCAAAAACAGTAATCTTTTTTGCTATAGGTTTTGAGACAACAACTCCAATGACAGCTGCTCTTCTTAATACAGTAATAAAAAAGGGTATAAAAAACATTCTTTTTCATATAAACCATGTAACAATTCCAGAAGCTATGTCTGCTCTACTTGCCGATAAAGACAACAAGATAGACGCTTTTTTAGGACCCTCACATGTAAGCGTAATTAGCGGGAGCAAAATATATGAAGAGTTCCCAAGAGATTACAATAAACCTGTAGTGGTTTCAGGTTTTGAGCCAGTTGATGTTATGCAGTCAATAAGTATGATAGTAAAACAGTTTATAGAAGATAGATGCGAGCTAGAAGTTGAGTATAAAAGAGCAGTCACTTATGATGGAAACATAAAGGCGCAAGAACTCATAAACAAGTACTTTGAAAAAGTTGAGCATTTTAGATGGAGAGGCTTAGGTGATATTCCTAAAAGCGGGTTGAAGCTAAGAGATGAGTATAAAGAGTATAATGCAGAAGAAATTTATAGTGAGATTTTGCCGAGCCAAAAGATAGACGACCATAAACTATGCATATGCGGCGATATACTAAGAGGTCTTGCAAATCCTGTTGAGTGTAGTATATTTGGTACAGCATGTAAGCCATCTTCACCTGTAGGAAGCTGCATGGTAAGCAGTGAAGGTGCTTGTGCTGCGTACTATAAGTATGGGAATTTGATTTAG
- a CDS encoding Fic family protein, whose translation MSYKPPFTITSKMLNLVSDITEALAKIESTQNNIITPYLRKTNRIKTLAGTLEIEGNLLGEEKITAILDGKRVLGTMRELAEVDGAIKAYEKFEEYQYDSLDDLLQAHKILMTDILTTAGTFRRVNVGVGSESGVSHVAPRHERVPELMIDLFEWLQNSDDHPLIKSSVFHYEFEFIHPFSDGNGRIGRLWQSVILYHYKSIFSSIATESIVRDYQDKYYKALDSGELGESTPFIEFMLGVILEAIENVPNNVPNNVPKERELSIISLITENSKVTVKELAIRFSVNDKTIKRDLEKLKQENKIKRVGSTRSGYWEVLV comes from the coding sequence ATGAGTTATAAACCACCTTTTACTATAACATCTAAGATGCTAAATCTTGTGAGTGATATAACTGAAGCTTTAGCGAAAATAGAGAGCACTCAAAATAATATAATAACTCCTTATTTGAGAAAAACAAATCGAATAAAAACATTAGCTGGAACTTTAGAAATAGAGGGAAACCTTTTAGGTGAAGAAAAAATAACAGCTATTTTAGATGGCAAAAGAGTTCTAGGAACTATGCGTGAACTTGCAGAAGTAGATGGAGCAATAAAAGCTTACGAGAAGTTTGAAGAGTATCAGTATGATTCACTAGATGATTTACTTCAAGCACATAAAATTTTAATGACTGATATTTTAACTACAGCAGGAACTTTTAGAAGAGTTAATGTCGGGGTTGGAAGTGAGAGTGGAGTAAGTCATGTAGCACCACGACATGAGAGAGTTCCTGAGTTGATGATTGATTTATTTGAGTGGTTACAAAACTCAGATGACCATCCTCTAATAAAAAGTAGTGTTTTTCACTATGAATTTGAATTTATTCATCCTTTTAGTGATGGCAATGGTCGCATAGGGAGACTTTGGCAAAGTGTGATTTTGTATCACTATAAAAGTATATTCTCTTCAATAGCTACTGAGAGTATAGTGAGAGATTATCAAGACAAGTACTATAAAGCCTTAGACTCAGGAGAACTCGGTGAAAGTACACCTTTTATAGAGTTTATGCTAGGAGTAATTTTAGAGGCTATAGAAAATGTCCCTAATAATGTCCCTAATAATGTCCCTAAAGAAAGAGAACTCTCAATAATTAGTTTAATAACAGAAAATTCAAAAGTAACAGTAAAAGAACTAGCTATTAGGTTCTCAGTAAATGATAAAACAATTAAGAGAGATTTAGAGAAGCTAAAACAAGAAAATAAAATCAAGAGAGTAGGTAGTACTAGAAGCGGATATTGGGAAGTTTTAGTTTAG
- a CDS encoding McrC family protein produces MKNIIYEYREVEHKALKEHIVNTSALHKYFKEDWGKVKTRQYCGILNFQDKDFYILPKISDTNEEENLDIFIYMLMYAYDVKLENEDIASCKNEKHNILEVFIQLFAQRLFKEFKRGIYKEYITEQDNLTTLRGKYLINENLKYNHIKNKIYCEYDEFSENNELNQFFLFAVKTLLKYTKNKKLLKHCELVLDEVEYRTFDINNLHVHFNRLNNRFKDSFEFALLLLNKSIPLFAKDKKSFAFLFDMNVLFERFVGKMVKELEPATLLQSCDTYGDLILKPDIIVKDLIIDTKYKKLGAKNDIKRDDKFQMFVYGKNYHITNTMLLYPKHLEHFDYDLVLGEKGEEVKMKVKSLDLWFDGCGGYSEFIEEVKIKVKELSC; encoded by the coding sequence ATGAAAAATATTATTTATGAATATAGAGAAGTTGAACACAAAGCTTTAAAAGAACACATTGTTAATACTTCCGCTTTACATAAATATTTTAAAGAAGATTGGGGAAAAGTAAAAACTAGGCAGTATTGTGGAATACTCAATTTTCAAGATAAAGATTTTTACATACTTCCTAAAATTAGCGATACAAATGAAGAAGAAAATTTAGATATTTTTATCTACATGTTGATGTATGCTTATGACGTAAAACTTGAAAATGAAGATATAGCTTCTTGCAAAAATGAAAAACATAACATCTTAGAAGTTTTTATACAACTTTTTGCACAAAGGTTGTTTAAAGAGTTCAAACGAGGCATTTACAAAGAATATATAACCGAGCAGGATAATCTCACGACCCTTAGAGGCAAATATCTTATAAATGAAAATCTCAAATATAATCATATAAAAAATAAAATCTACTGCGAATATGATGAATTCAGCGAAAACAATGAGCTAAATCAGTTTTTTTTGTTTGCTGTAAAAACTCTACTAAAATACACAAAAAACAAAAAACTTTTAAAACATTGTGAGCTTGTACTAGATGAGGTAGAGTATAGAACTTTTGATATAAATAACCTACATGTACATTTTAACAGACTAAACAACAGGTTCAAAGATAGTTTTGAATTTGCACTTTTGCTTTTAAACAAATCAATTCCGCTCTTTGCAAAAGATAAAAAAAGTTTTGCGTTCTTGTTTGACATGAATGTTCTTTTTGAGAGGTTTGTCGGCAAGATGGTAAAAGAGCTTGAACCCGCAACACTGCTTCAAAGCTGCGACACATACGGAGATCTGATTTTAAAACCTGATATCATTGTAAAAGATTTGATAATTGACACTAAATATAAAAAGCTTGGTGCAAAAAATGATATAAAAAGAGATGATAAGTTTCAGATGTTCGTTTATGGAAAAAACTATCACATAACAAATACAATGCTTCTCTATCCGAAACATCTGGAGCATTTTGACTATGATTTGGTTTTAGGGGAAAAGGGCGAGGAAGTAAAAATGAAAGTAAAGAGTTTGGATTTGTGGTTTGACGGGTGCGGTGGTTATAGTGAGTTTATTGAGGAAGTTAAAATTAAAGTTAAGGAACTGTCATGTTAG